From Inquilinus sp. Marseille-Q2685:
TCGGCAAGGGCGGCGTGGTGCGCGACCCGGAGCTGCACCGCGAGGTCTGCGACCGCATTTCCGCCTGGCTCGCCGCCCGCCCGGGCTGGCAGGTGCTGGGCGTCGCCGAAAGCCCGATCACCGGCCCCGAAGGCAATGTCGAGTTCCTGATCGGCGGTCGGTTCGAGGGCTGAGCCGGTTTATCGCGCCGCGGCGCTGCGCCTCGGCTCTGCCGAGCGAGCGTCGGCCTGGGCCTCCGCGTGGCTGAGCAGGCTGTCGCGCATCTTGACGATCGCCTTCTGCAGCGCCGCGAACTCCTCAGCGTTCAGGCCCGTCGCGTCGACTAGGTCCCGCTGCCCGCCCTGCTCCCGCAGGCGACGCCCGGCCTCGGTCAGGCTGACGATTACCTGCCGCTCGTCGGCGGGGTCGCGCCGGCGGCGGAGATAACCGAGCTCCTCCAGCCGCTTGAGGATCGGGGTCAGCGTGTTGGATTCGAGGAACAGCTTCTCACCCAGGCTCTTCACGGTCTGGTTGTCGTCGTCCCACAGGGCGACGATGGTGATCCACTGGGTATAGGTGATGCCGAGCTCCTCCAGGATCGGCTTGTACGCTCGGCCGAAGGCGAGATTCGCCGAATAGACCGCGAAGCACAGGAAATCGGCCAGCTTCGGCAGCGTTCGGTCTCGGGATTGGGTCACAGGGGCCTCGCTTCATATGGTGTTATTCTTATATAGATCGCATCCGATTAAATCGGAAGAGGTTGACACCGGGAATCGCTCGGCCTAAATAAATTGCGTCCGATTGAAACGGACGCGATTTATATTCCGGGAGAATCGCCCAGTTCGCGAACTCCCGCAACCGGAGGAGCAGGACATGAGCAACACCGATGTGAACAGCAATCCCGAGCTGAAGCTCGAGGTCGTCACCATCCCGGTCTCGGATGTCGACCGCGCCAAGAGCTTCTACACCGGCCTGGGCTGGCGGCTGGATGCCGACATCTCCGGCGACAACTTCCGGGTTATCCAGGTCACCCCTCCGGGCTCACCGGCCTCGGTGATCTTCGGCCAGGGCAACACCGTGGCCCCCTACTTCATCGTCTCCGACATCGTGGCGACGCGCGCCGAGCTCGCCGCCCGCGGCGTCGATGTGAGCGAGGTGTACCATCACGACGAGGCCGGGCAGCGCCGCAGCGGGCCGGAGCCGACCCGGCGCAGTTATGCCTCCTGGGCCTCGTTCAGGGACCCGGACGGCAACGAATGGCTGATCCAGGAGGTCACCCACCGCCTGCCGGGACGGGTGGAGGCGGGCGACACCATCTTCAGCTCCGCGAAGGAACTTGCCGCCACGCTGCGGCGCGCGGCGGCCGCCCATGGCGAGCACGAGAAGCGGAACGGCGGCCAGCACGACGCGAACTGGCCGGACTGGTACGCCGAATACATCGTCCGCGAACAGGCCGGCCGGGAGCTGCCCCTGTAAGCGGTGTGAAGGACAGCGCTCTCCGAGCTGACACCGCTCGGGGTGGTGTCAGCTCGGGCTCCGGGATTTCCTACCGGCCCAGCAGCAGCGGCTGCATGGCCGCGACCGGGCCGTCCGCCGCGGCGGCGAGGGCGCCGAAGCGTTCCGCGACCGGGCCCAGGGGGCCCAGCCCGGCCTGCTCCAGCAGCGCCGCGCCGCCGAACGGGCTGCCCGAGATCAGCCGGCGCAGCGTATCCAGCGCCGAGCGCGGGCGCGGCAGGCGCACCACCGCCACCTTGGCGTCGGGGCTCAGGCCGATCGCCTGGCGGGCGATGACCATGGCGGCGTCGAGCCCGCCCAGCCGGTCGACCAGCCCGTTCTTGACCGCTTCGCTGCCCAGCCAGACCCGGCCCTGGGCGACGGCGTCGACCGCCTTCGGGTCCATGCCGCGGCCTTTGGCCACCAGCTGCAGGAAGGCGTCGTAGCCGGCATCGATGCCGGCTTCGAACCGGCCCTTCTCGGTGGCGTCGAGCGGCTCGTTCAGGGTCCAGATCCCGGCGTTGCGGCCACGCTGCACGGTGCCCCAGCTGACGCCGACCTTCTTCCACAGCGCCTGCAGCACCGGCTTGCCGGCGAAGATGCCGATCGACCCCGTCAGGGTCGAGGGTTCGGCCACGATCGCCTTGGCCTGGGCGGCGATCCAGTAGCCGCCGGAGGCCGCGGCCTCGCCCATCGACACCACGATCGGCTTGCCGGCGTCGCGCGCCCGTCCGACCGACCGGCCGATCAGGGCCGAGGCGACGACCGAGCCGCCGGGGCTGTCGATGCGCAGCACGATCGCCTTGATCTTCTCGTTCTCGACCGCGTCGTCGATGGTCTCGGCCAGCTCGCGGCCGACGATCTCGCGATCCAGCCGGCTGTCCGAGGCCTCGTCGACGATCGGGCCGGTGGCGTAGATCACCGCGATCCGCGGCTGGTCGCCCTTCGTCTCCGGCTCGGTCGCGGCCAGATAGTCGCCGGCCCCGACCTCGGCCAGCTTGCGGCCGGCCCGGGCGTCGACCAGCCCGTCGACCTCGTCCCAATAGGCCAGCCTGTCGACCAGCTTGGCATCGACCGCCTCCCTGGCGGTGTAGGG
This genomic window contains:
- the sppA gene encoding signal peptide peptidase SppA; protein product: MGRFIRAILIIFGVLFLLLLAVVGGTAWYLATRSPSLPKGDLALVLDLRRGAPDQVPGGFSLTRSPLTLHQTIDAIDRAAADPRVGAIVARLAPDAVPLASAQELRDAVDRARRAGKLTVAHADDLGSAGPGNVAIYLAAGFDQTLMMPQGGVGLTGISVEVPFVRDLLDTVGIQPEVSKRGQYKSAPETFTERDFTPASRAMNEAMAQGLYDQLVAGIAQGRAMPPDQVKRLIDGGPYTAREAVDAKLVDRLAYWDEVDGLVDARAGRKLAEVGAGDYLAATEPETKGDQPRIAVIYATGPIVDEASDSRLDREIVGRELAETIDDAVENEKIKAIVLRIDSPGGSVVASALIGRSVGRARDAGKPIVVSMGEAAASGGYWIAAQAKAIVAEPSTLTGSIGIFAGKPVLQALWKKVGVSWGTVQRGRNAGIWTLNEPLDATEKGRFEAGIDAGYDAFLQLVAKGRGMDPKAVDAVAQGRVWLGSEAVKNGLVDRLGGLDAAMVIARQAIGLSPDAKVAVVRLPRPRSALDTLRRLISGSPFGGAALLEQAGLGPLGPVAERFGALAAAADGPVAAMQPLLLGR
- a CDS encoding MarR family winged helix-turn-helix transcriptional regulator, with product MTQSRDRTLPKLADFLCFAVYSANLAFGRAYKPILEELGITYTQWITIVALWDDDNQTVKSLGEKLFLESNTLTPILKRLEELGYLRRRRDPADERQVIVSLTEAGRRLREQGGQRDLVDATGLNAEEFAALQKAIVKMRDSLLSHAEAQADARSAEPRRSAAAR
- a CDS encoding VOC family protein — translated: MSNTDVNSNPELKLEVVTIPVSDVDRAKSFYTGLGWRLDADISGDNFRVIQVTPPGSPASVIFGQGNTVAPYFIVSDIVATRAELAARGVDVSEVYHHDEAGQRRSGPEPTRRSYASWASFRDPDGNEWLIQEVTHRLPGRVEAGDTIFSSAKELAATLRRAAAAHGEHEKRNGGQHDANWPDWYAEYIVREQAGRELPL